From Candidatus Methylomirabilota bacterium, the proteins below share one genomic window:
- a CDS encoding zinc-dependent alcohol dehydrogenase family protein — translation MGKAAWDNLAMRAMLLDGPAPIGSSPLRLALIATPEPAPGEIRVAVHACAVCRTDLHLVEGDLPLARRPLVPGHQAVGLVDALGDGVTRFCRGDRVGLAWLRSTCGTCRFCTAGRENLCEASTYTGWTHDGGYAEACCVPEAFAYPIPSVWTDLEAAPLLCAGIIGYRALRRSEVSRGGRLALYGFGSSAHVTLQVARHWGCEVFVSTRHARHRALARELGAAWVGGPGERLPAPAAAAIIFAPAGELVPVALRDLDKGGTLALAGIHMSDVPAMTYEPHLFWEKTIQSVTANTRADGEALLAEAAAIPLRPRVTSRPLDAANRVLADLRDDRLEGTAVLTLDSPASAR, via the coding sequence GTGGGGAAGGCCGCGTGGGACAATCTCGCCATGCGCGCCATGCTCCTGGACGGCCCCGCGCCGATCGGATCGTCGCCGCTCCGGCTCGCATTGATCGCGACGCCCGAGCCGGCCCCGGGCGAGATCCGGGTCGCCGTGCACGCCTGCGCGGTGTGCCGCACGGATCTACACCTCGTCGAGGGCGACCTGCCGCTGGCCCGCCGGCCGCTCGTTCCCGGCCATCAGGCGGTGGGCCTGGTGGACGCGCTCGGCGACGGCGTCACTCGCTTCTGCCGCGGCGACCGCGTCGGCCTCGCCTGGCTGCGCTCGACGTGCGGGACCTGCCGGTTCTGCACGGCGGGTCGCGAGAATCTGTGCGAGGCGTCGACCTACACGGGATGGACACACGACGGCGGCTACGCCGAGGCGTGCTGCGTGCCGGAGGCGTTCGCCTACCCCATTCCCTCGGTGTGGACCGACCTCGAGGCGGCGCCCCTGCTCTGCGCCGGCATCATCGGCTACCGCGCGCTCCGCCGCAGCGAGGTGTCGCGCGGCGGCCGGCTGGCGCTCTACGGCTTCGGCTCGTCCGCCCACGTGACGCTGCAGGTCGCGCGGCACTGGGGCTGCGAGGTCTTCGTCTCCACGCGCCACGCCCGGCACCGCGCGCTCGCGCGCGAGCTGGGCGCGGCGTGGGTCGGCGGACCCGGCGAGCGGCTGCCCGCGCCGGCGGCGGCCGCCATCATCTTTGCACCCGCGGGAGAGCTCGTGCCGGTCGCGCTGCGCGACCTCGACAAGGGCGGCACGCTGGCGCTGGCCGGCATCCACATGAGCGACGTGCCGGCGATGACCTATGAGCCCCATCTCTTCTGGGAAAAGACCATACAGAGCGTGACCGCCAACACGCGGGCCGATGGCGAAGCCCTGCTCGCCGAAGCGGCGGCGATCCCGCTGCGTCCCCGGGTGACGTCGCGGCCGCTCGACGCGGCCAACCGGGTTCTCGCGGACCTGCGCGACGATCGGCTGGAGGGCACCGCGGTGCTGACCCTCGACTCTCCCGCATCCGCGCGATAG